A single genomic interval of Pyrus communis chromosome 5, drPyrComm1.1, whole genome shotgun sequence harbors:
- the LOC137734110 gene encoding peptide methionine sulfoxide reductase A1-like produces MLAFFTTTTATVPKFSLSNPFLSLSKLRHKPASNFPQTHRTISFRTPQMNILNKLGFGPKTAYPNSESSSIAQGPDDDVPAPGQQFAQFGAGCFWGVELAFQRVPGVTKTEVGYTQGFLHNPSYEDVCTGTTRHSEVVRVQYDPKECNFESLLDLFWSRHDPTTLNRQGGDVGTQYRSGIYFYAPDQEKEARESLEQHQKKVNRKIVTEILPAKKFYRAEEYHQQYLAKGGRFGFGQSTEKGCNDPIRCYG; encoded by the exons ATGCTCgcattcttcaccaccaccaccgcaaCGGTACCTAAATTCTCCCTCTCTAAccccttcctttctctctctaaactccgACACAAACCCGCCTCCAATTTCCCGCAGACCCACAGGACCATCTCCTTCCGCACCCCCCAAATGAACATCCTCAACAAGCTCGGCTTCGGCCCCAAGACCGCTTACCCCAACTCCGAATCCTCCTCTATCGCCCAGGGCCCCGACGATGACGTTCCGGCGCCGGGTCAGCAGTTCGCCCAGTTTGGAGCCGGGTGCTTCTGGGGTGTCGAGCTGGCGTTTCAGCGAGTACCCGGCGTGACGAAGACGGAGGTTGGGTACACCCAGGGGTTTCTGCACAACCCGAGTTACGAGGACGTGTGTACCGGCACCACCCGGCACTCGGAGGTTGTGAGAGTGCAGTACGACCCTAAAGAGTGCAACTTTGAGAGCCTGCTCGATCTTTTCTGGTCCAGGCACGACCCCACCACGCTCAATCGCCAG GGGGGTGATGTTGGGACACAATACAGATCTGGAATATACTTCTATGCACCTGACCAAGAGAAGGAAGCACGCGAATCTCTGGAGCAACACCAGAAGAAAGTGAACCGAAAGATTGTCACAGAGATCCTTCCTGCCAAGAAGTTCTACCGAGCGGAGGAGTACCACCAGCAGTACCTTGCAAAAGGGGGACGTTTTGGTTTTGGGCAATCTACTGAGAAAGGATGCAATGATCCAATCCGATGCTACGGCTAA
- the LOC137733327 gene encoding mavicyanin-like, whose translation MAKLPQILACVLVVLGFALTSSASIYTVGDTSGWDTSTDLNSWSSDKKFNVGDVLWFQYSSSNSVCQVTKESFDACNTAKVIETYTGGNTTVTLTKPGDWYFVSGNKLYCLGGMKLMAEVENNQDYAPIGAPEAATGSDLPNPSSKGNIPTSDAFIHAGPNAFVLAIFGLLLPCYIWM comes from the exons ATGGCAAAGCTGCCTCAAATTCTAGCTTGTGTTCTTGTTGTCCTTGGATTTGCATTAACAAGCTCCGCTTCAATTTACACAGTTGGGGACACCTCCGGCTGGGACACAAGCACCGACCTCAATTCATGGTCCAGTGACAAGAAATTTAACGTCGGCGATGTTCTGT GGTTTCAGTACTCATCATCTAATAGTGTGTGCCAAGTGACCAAAGAAAGCTTTGATGCTTGCAACACAGCAAAAGTTATAGAAACTTATACAGGAGGAAACACAACAGTCACGTTGACAAAACCTGGTGACTGGTATTTTGTGAGTGGAAACAAGCTATATTGCTTGGGAGGAATGAAGCTCATGGCAGAAGTAGAAAACAACCAGGATTATGCACCGATCGGCGCACCAGAGGCAGCAACTGGTTCCGACCTTCCAAACCCTTCTTCTAAGGGCAACATTCCCACTTCAGATGCTTTCATCCATGCAGGACCTAATGCCTTTGTGTTGGCCATCTTTGGTCTATTGCTGCCATGCTATATatggatgtga
- the LOC137735197 gene encoding cyclin-U4-1-like, protein MADQLEATTTSPESMPRMIAFMSSVLERVSESNDLNRRFHPTQRLSVFHSLTKPTISIHSYLQRIFKYADCSPSCFIVAYVYLDRFTQMQPLLPIDSFNVHRLLITSVLVSAKFMDDIYYNNAFYARVGGISTQEMNLLEVDFLFGLGFQMNVTPATYYTYCSYLQREMLLQSPLQFADSPVDLARRLKLHCSFDEDESTHQKQLAV, encoded by the exons ATGGCTGATCAGCTCGAGGCGACGACGACGAGCCCAGAATCCATGCCAAGAATGATAGCCTTCATGTCCTCCGTCCTCGAGCGGGTTTCCGAGTCCAACGACCTGAACCGGCGGTTTCACCCGACCCAGAGGCTGTCGGTCTTCCACTCCCTGACCAAGCCCACCATCTCAATCCACAGTTACCTCCAGAGGATCTTCAAGTACGCCGATTGCAGCCCATCTTGCTTCATCGTCGCCTACGTCTACCTCGACCGGTTCACTCAGATGCAGCCATTGCTGCCCATCGATTCCTTCAATGTCCATCGCTTGCTCATCACCAGCGTCTTGGTCTCTGCAAAGTTCATGGACGACAT TTACTACAACAATGCATTTTATGCCAGAGTTGGAGGGATCAGCACACAAGAGATGAACCTTCTTGAGGTGGACTTCTTGTTCGGATTAGGGTTCCAAATGAACGTGACGCCGGCGACATATTACACCTACTGCTCTTACCTTCAGAGAGAAATGCTGCTGCAATCTCCTCTACAATTTGCAGATTCTCCTGTGGATTTGGCAAGACGTTTAAAGCTTCACTGCtcctttgatgaagatgaatCCACCCATCAAAAGCAGCTTGCTGTTTAA